The following coding sequences are from one Vulpes vulpes isolate BD-2025 chromosome 12, VulVul3, whole genome shotgun sequence window:
- the LOC112924896 gene encoding myosin-8 has translation MSASSDAEMAVFGEAAPFLRKSEKERIEAQNKPFDAKTSVFVAEPKASYVKSTIQSKEGGKVTVKTEGGATLTVREDQVFPMNPPKYDKIEDMAMMTHLHEPGVLYNLKERYAAWMIYTYSGLFCVTVNPYKWLPVYNPEVVAAYRGKKRQEAPPHIFSISDNAYQFMLTDRENQSILITGESGAGKTVNTKRVIQYFATIAVTGEKKKEEATSGKMQGTLEDQIISANPLLEAFGNAKTVRNDNSSRFGKFIRIHFGTTGKLASADIETYLLEKSRVTFQLRAERSYHIFYQITSNKKPDLIEMLLITTNPYDYAFVSQGEITVPSIDDQEELMATDSAIDILGFTPEEKVSIYKLTGAVMHYGNMKFKQKQREEQAEPDGTEVADKAAYLQNLNSADLLKALCYPRVKVGNEYVTKGQTVQQVYNAVGALAKAVYEKMFLWMVTRINQQLDTKQPRQYFIGVLDIAGFEIFDFNSLEQLCINFTNEKLQQFFNHHMFVLEQEEYKKEGIEWTFIDFGMDLAACIELIEKPLGIFSILEEECMFPKATDTSFKNKLYDQHLGKSANFQKPKVVKGKAEAHFSLIHYAGTVDYNIGGWLDKNKDPLNDTVVGLYQKSAMKTLASLFSTYASAEADSGAKKGAKKKGSSFQTVSALFRENLNKLMTNLRSTHPHFVRCIIPNETKTPGAMEHELVLHQLRCNGVLEGIRICRKGFPSRILYGDFKQRYKVLNASAIPEGQFIDSKKASEKLLASIDIDHTQYKFGHTKVFFKAGLLGLLEEMRDEKLSQIITRTQAVCRGFLMRVEYQKMLQRREALFCIQYNIRAFMNVKHWPWMRLFFKIKPLLKSAETEKEMATMKEEFQKTKDELAKSEAKRKELEEKMVTLLKEKNDLQLQVQSEADALADAEERCEQLIKNKIQLEAKIKEVTERAEDEEEINAELTAKKRKLEDECSELKKDIDDLELTLAKVEKEKHATENKVKNLTEEMAGLDETIAKLTKEKKALQEAHQQTLDDLQAEEDKVNTLTKAKTKLEQQVDDLEGSLEQERKLRMDLERAKRKLEGDLKLAQESTMDAENDKQQLDEKLKKKEFEISNLLSKIEDEQAIEIQLQKKIKELQARIEELEEEIEAERASRAKAEKQRSDLSRELEEISERLEEAGGATSAQIEMNKKREAEFQKMRRDLEEATLQHEATAATLRKKHADSVAELGEQIDNLQRVKQKLEKEKSEMKMEIDDLASNAETISKAKGNLEKMCRTLEDQVSELKTKEEEQQRLINDLTAQRARLQTDAGEYSRQLDEKDALVSQLSRSKQASTQQIEELKRQLEEETKAKNALAHALQSSRHDCDLLREQYEEEQEGKAELQRVLSKANSEVAQWRTKYETDAIQRTEELEEAKKKLAQRLQEAEEHVEAVNAKCASLEKTKQRLQNEVEDLMLDVERSNAACAALDKKQRNFDKVLAEWKQKYEETQAELEASQKEARTLSTELFKVKNAYEESLDQVETLKRENKNLQQEISDLTEQIAEGGKQIHELEKIKKQVEQEKCDIQAALEEAEASLEHEEGKILRIQLELNQVKSEVDRKIAEKDEEIDQLKRNHIRIMESMQSTLDAEIRSRNDALRVKKKMEGDLNEMEIQLNHANRLAAESLRNYRNTQGILKDTQLHLDDALRGQEDLKEQLAMVERRANLLQAEIEELRATLEQTERSRKTAEQELLDASERVQLLHTQNTSLINTKKKLENDVSQLQSEVEEVIQESRNAEEKAKKAITDAAMMAEELKKEQDTSAHLERMKKNMEQTVKDLQHRLDEAEQLALKGGKKQIQKLEARVHELEGEVESEQKRNAEAVKGLRKHERRVKELTYQTEEDRKNVLRLQDLVDKLQAKVKSYKRQAEEAEEQSNTNLAKFRKLQHELEEAEERADIAESQVNKLRVKSREVHTKISAE, from the exons ATGAGCGCGAGTTCAGACGCTGAGATGGCGGTTTTTGGCGAAGCCGCTCCCTTCCTCCGAAAATCCGAAAAGGAGCGGATCGAGGCCCAAAATAAGCCCTTCGATGCTAAAACATCCGTCTTTGTCGCGGAGCCCAAAGCCTCCTACGTGAAGAGCACCATACAGagcaaggaaggagggaaagtaaCTGTGAAGACAGAAGGTGGAGCA ACTCTGACTGTCAGAGAGGACCAAGTCTTCCCCATGAACCCTCCGAAATACGACAAGATCGAGGACATGGCCATGATGACACACCTGCACGAGCCTGGAGTGCTGTACAACCTCAAAGAGCGTTATGCAGCCTGGATGATCTAT ACCTACTCGGGCCTCTTCTGCGTCACTGTCAACCCCTACAAGTGGCTGCCAGTGTACAACCCGGAGGTGGTGGCCGCCTACCGAGGCAAGAAGCGCCAGGAGGCTCCGCCCCACATCTTCTCCATCTCTGACAATGCCTATCAGTTCATGCTGACCG ATCGTGAGAACCAGTCCATCCTGATCAC AGGAGAATCTGGTGCCGGGAAGACCGTGAACACCAAGCGTGTCATCCAGTACTTTGCAACAATTGCGGTCActggagagaagaagaaggaagaagctaCTTCTGGCAAGATGCAG GGGACCCTTGAAGATCAGATCATCAGTGCCAACCCCCTACTGGAGGCCTTTGGCAATGCCAAGACTGTGAGGAATGACAACTCCTCTCGCTTT GGTAAATTCATTAGAATCCACTTTGGTACCACAGGGAAACTGGCTTCTGCAGATATTGAAACAT atctTCTAGAAAAGTCTAGAGTTACTTTCCAGCTGAGGGCAGAAAGAAGCTACCATATTTTTTATCAGATCACTTCCAATAAGAAGCCAGATCTGATTG AAATGCTCCTGATCACCACCAATCCATATGACTATGCCTTCGTCAGCCAAGGGGAGATCACAGTCCCCAGCATTGATGACCAAGAGGAGCTGATGGCCACAGAT AGTGCCATTGACATCCTGGGCTTCACTCCTGAAGAGAAAGTCTCCATCTACAAGCTCACAGGGGCCGTGATGCATTATGGGAACATGAAGTTCAAGCAGAAGCAGCGGGAGGAGCAGGCCGAGCCAGATGGCACCGAAG TCGCTGACAAGGCAGCCTACCTCCAGAACCTGAACTCTGCTGACCTGCTCAAAGCCCTCTGCTACCCCAGGGTCAAGGTCGGCAACGAGTATGTCACCAAAGGCCAAACTGTGCAGCAG GTGTACAATGCAGTGGGCGCTCTGGCCAAGGCCGTCTACGAGAAGATGTTCCTGTGGATGGTCACCCGCATCAACCAGCAGCTGGACACCAAGCAGCCCAGGCAGTACTTCATCGGGGTCCTGGACATCGCTGGCTTTGAGATCTTTGAT TTCAACAGCCTGGAGCAGCTGTGCATCAACTTCACCAATGAGAAACTGCAACAATTTTTCAACCACCACATGTTCGTGCTGGAGCAGGAGGAGTATAAGAAGGAGGGTATTGAGTGGACCTTCATCGACTTTGGGATGGACCTAGCTGCCTGCATTGAGCTTATCGAGAAG CCACTGGGCATCTTTTCCATCCTGGAAGAGGAGTGCATGTTCCCCAAGGCCACAGACACCTCCTTCAAGAACAAGCTCTATGACCAGCACCTGGGCAAGTCTGCCAACTTCCAGAAGCCCAAAGTGGTCAAAGGCAAGGCTGAGGCACACTTCTCACTGATCCACTATGCTGGCACCGTGGACTACAACATTGGTGGCTGGCTTGACAAGAACAAGGACCCCCTAAATGACACTGTGGTCGGGCTGTACCAGAAGTCTGCAATGAAGACTCTGGCCAGTCTCTTTTCCACTTACGCTAGTGCTGAAGCAG ACAGTGGTGCAAAGAAAGGTGCTAAGAAGAAGGGTTCTTCGTTCCAGACTGTATCAGCCCTTTTCAGG gaaaatttaaataaactgatGACCAATCTGAGGAGCACTCACCCCCACTTTGTACGGTGCATCATCCCCAATGAAACCAAAACACCAG GGGCCATGGAGCATGAACTTGTCCTGCATCAGCTGCGGTGTAACGGTGTGCTGGAAGGGATCCGCATCTGCAGGAAGGGGTTCCCAAGCAGGATCCTTTATGGGGATTTTAAACAAAG ATACAAAGTTTTAAATGCAAGTGCTATCCCAGAAGGACAATTCATCGACAGCAAGAAGGCTTCTGAGAAACTTCTTGCCTCTATTGATATTGATCACACCCAGTATAAATTTGGACATACCAAG GTTTTCTTCAAAGCTGGCCTTCTGGGTCTTCTAGAAGAAATGAGAGATGAAAAGTTGTCCCAAATTATAACAAGAACCCAAGCCGTCTGCAGGGGATTCCTAATGAGGGTAGAATATCAGAAGATGTTGCAAAGGAG AGAAGCCCTTTTCTGCATCCAGTACAATATACGTGCCTTCATGAACGTCAAGCACTGGCCCTGGATGAGGCTCTTCTTCAAGATCAAACCCCTTCTCAAGAGCGCAGAGACCGAGAAGGAGATGGCCACCATGAAGGAAGAGTTTCAGAAAACCAAAGATGAGCTTGCCAAGTCAGAGGCGAAAAGGAAGGAACTGGAGGAAAAAATGGTCActctcttaaaagagaaaaatgacctGCAGCTCCAGGTTCAATCT GAAGCTGACGCCTTGGCTGATGCAGAGGAAAGGTGTGAACaactgattaaaaacaaaatccagctgGAGGCCAAGATCAAGGAGGTGACTGAGAGAGCAGAGGATGAAGAGGAGATCAATGCTGAGCTGACGGCCAAGAAGAGGAAACTGGAAGATGAGTGTTCAGAGCTCAAGAAAGATATTGACGACCTTGAGCTGACCCTGGCCAAGGTCGAAAAGGAGAAGCATGCCACAGAGAACAAG gtAAAAAACCTCACAGAAGAGATGGCAGGCCTGGATGAAACCATCGCAAAGCTGACCAAGGAGAAGAAGGCCCTCCAAGAGGCCCACCAGCAGACCTTGGATGACCTGCAGGCAGAAGAGGACAAAGTCAACACCCTGACCAAAGCTAAAACCAAGCTAGAGCAGCAAGTGGATGAT CTTGAAGGGTCTCTAGAGCAAGAAAGGAAACTTCGAATGGATCTAGAAAGGGCAAAGAGAAAACTAGAGGGAGACCTAAAATTGGCCCAAGAATCCACAATGGATGCCGAAAATGACAAGCAGCAACTTGATGAGAAACTCAAGAA GAAAGAATTTGAAATCAGCAATCTGCTAAGCAAAATTGAAGATGAGCAAGCAATAGAAATTCAACTACAGAAGAAGATCAAAGAACTGCAG GCCCGCAtcgaggagctggaggaggaaatCGAGGCAGAGCGCGCCTCCAGGGCCAAAGCAGAGAAGCAGCGCTCTGACCTCTCCCGGGAACTGGAGGAGATCAGTGAGCGCCTGGAAGAAGCTGGCGGGGCCACATCTGCCCAGATTGAGATGAACAAGAAGCGGGAGGCCGAGTTCCAGAAGATGCGCAGGGACCTGGAGGAGGCCACCCTGCAGCACGAAGCCACAGCGGCTACCCTGAGAAAGAAGCACGCGGACAGTGTGGCCGAGCTCGGGGAGCAGATAGACAACCTGCAGAGGGTCAAGCAGAagctggagaaagagaagagtgagaTGAAGATGGAGATCGATGACCTTGCCAGTAATGCAGAGACCATTTCCAAAGCCAAG GGGAACCTTGAAAAGATGTGTCGCACTCTAGAAGATCAGGTGAGTGAACTTAAGACCAAGGAAGAGGAGCAGCAACGGCTGATCAATGACCTGACAGCTCAGAGAGCGCGTCTGCAGACAGACGCAG GTGAGTATTCCCGACAATTAGATGAAAAAGATGCTTTAGTCTCTCAGCTTTCAAGAAGCAAACAAGCATCTACACAGCAGATTGAGGAGCTGAAACGTCAGCTGGAGGAAGAAACTAAA GCCAAGAACGCCCTGGCCCACGCCCTGCAGTCCTCCCGCCATGACTGTGACCTGCTGCGGGAACAGtatgaggaggagcaggagggcaaGGCCGAGCTGCAGAGGGTGCTGTCCAAGGCCAACAGCGAGGTGGCCCAGTGGAGGACCAAATATGAGACGGACGCCATCCAGCGCACCGAGGAGTTGGAGGAGGCCAA GAAGAAGCTGGCCCAGCGTCTGCAGGAAGCTGAGGAGCACGTAGAAGCTGTGAACGCCAAATGTGCTTCCCTGGAGAAGACAAAGCAGCGGCTCCAAAATGAGGTGGAGGACCTCATGCTGGATGTGGAGAGATCTAATGCTGCCTGCGCTGCTCTTGACAAAAAGCAGAGGAACTTTGACAAG GTTCTGGCAGAGTGGAAACAGAAGTATGAGGAAACTCAGGCTGAACTGGAGGCCTCCCAGAAGGAGGCTCGCACTCTTAGCACTGAGCTGTTCAAGGTCAAGAATGCCTATGAGGAATCCCTAGATCAAGTGGAAACcctaaagagagagaacaagaactTGCAGC AGGAGATTTCTGACCTCACTGAGCAGATTGCTGAGGGAGGGAAGCAAATCCAtgaattggagaaaataaagaagcaagTGGAACAAGAGAAATGTGACATTCAGGCTGCCTTAGAGGAAGCAGAA GCATCTCTTGAACATGAAGAGGGAAAGATTCTGCGCATCCAGCTAGAGCTGAACCAAGTCAAGTCTGAAGTCGACAGGAAAATTGCAGAGAAGGATGAAGAAATTGACCAGCTGAAGAGAAACCACATCAGGATCATGGAGTCGATGCAGAGCACCCTCGATGCTGAGATCAGGAGCAGGAATGATGCTCTGAGAGTCAAGAAGAAGATGGAGGGAGACCTCAATGAGATGGAGATCCAGCTGAATCATGCCAACCGCTTGGCTGCAGAGAGTTTGAGGAACTACAGGAACACCCAAGGCATCCTGAAG GACACTCAGCTCCACCTGGATGATGCTCTCCGAGGCCAGGAGGACCTGAAGGAGCAGCTGGCCATGGTGGAGCGCAGAGCCAACCTGCTGCAGGCTGAGATCGAGGAGCTGAGAGCCACTCTGGAGCAGACAGAGAGGAGCAGGAAAACTGCAGAGCAGGAGCTCCTAGATGCCAGTGAGCGCGTCCAGCTCCTCCACACCCAG AATACCAGCCTGATCAACACcaagaaaaaattggaaaatgatGTTTCACAACTCCAGAGTGAAGTGGAGGAAGTCATTCAAGAATCACGTAATGCAGAAGAGAAGGCCAAGAAGGCCATCACAGAT GCGGCCATGATGGCCGAGGAGCTGAAGAAGGAGCAGGACACCAGTGCCCACCTGGAGCGGATGAAGAAGAACATGGAGCAGACAGTGAAGGACCTGCAGCATCGTCTGGACGAGGCTGAGCAGCTGGCCCTGAAGGGTGGGAAGAAGCAGATCCAGAAACTGGAGGCCAGG GTACATGAGCTTGAAGGAGAGGTTGAAAGTGAGCAGAAACGTAATGCTGAGGCTGTTAAAGGTTTGCGGAAACACGAGAGAAGAGTAAAAGAACTCACCTACCAG ACTGAGGAAGACCGCAAGAATGTCCTCAGGCTGCAGGACTTGGTAGATAAATTACAGGCGAAGGTGAAATCATACAAGAGACAAGCTGAGGAGGCT GAGGAACAATCCAACACTAATCTTGCTAAATTCCGCAAGCTCCAGCACGAGCTGGAGGAGGCCGAGGAGCGGGCTGACATTGCCGAGTCCCAGGTCAACAAGTTGCGGGTGAAGAGCCGAGAGGTTCACACGAAAATCAGTGCAGAGTGA